The window TCTGGTGCCCGAGGGGGAGGACAAGGGGGCCTTCCCCCTCCGGACGCGGATGCCCTCCGGGGAGCTCGTCAAGGCCTTGACCCACGTGCGCTACGCCGCGAGCAACGAGGAGTACCGGGCCATCTTCCGCGGGGTGCAGCTGGAGTTCTCCCCCCAGGGCTTCCGGGCGGTGGCCTCCGACGGGTACCGCCTCGCCCTCTACGACCTGCCCCTGCCCCAAGGGTTCCAGGCCAAGGCCGTGGTCCCCGCCCGGAGCGTGGACGAGATGGTGCGGGTCCTGAAGGGGGCGGACGGGGCCGAGGCCGACCTCGCCCTGGGCGAGGGGGTGTTGGCCCTGGCCCTCGAGGGCGGAAGCGGGGTCCGGATGGCCCTCCGCCTCATGGAAGGGGAGTTCCCCGACTACCAGAGGGTCATCCCCCAGGAGTTCGCCCTCAAGGTCCAGGTGGAGGGGGAGGCCCTCAGGGAGGCGGTGCGCCGGGTGAGCGTCCTCTCCGACCGGCAGAACCACCGGGTGGACCTCCTTTTGGAGGAAGGCCGGATCCTCCTCTCCGCCGAGGGGGACTACGGCAAGGGGCAGGAGGAGGTGCCCGCCCAGGTGGAGGGGCCGGGCATGGCCGTGGCCTACAACGCCCGCTACCTCCTCGAGGCCCTCGCCCCCGTGGGGGACCGGGCCCACCTGGGCATCTCCGGGCCCACGAGCCCGAGCCTCATCTGGGGGGACGGGGAGGGGTACCGGGCGGTGGTGGTGCCCCTCAGGGTCTAGGGGGTAGTATGGGGTGGGGGAGCGTGAAGCGCTTCCACAAGGGAGGTTGGGCATGACCACCATCGTCGGCGTCCGGGCACGCGAGGTTTTGGATTCCAGGGGCTTTCCCACGGTAGAGGCGGAGGTGGAGCTGGAAGGC of the Thermus thermophilus HB8 genome contains:
- the dnaN gene encoding DNA polymerase III subunit beta; amino-acid sequence: MNITVPKKLLSDQLSLLERIVPSRSANPLYTYLGLYAEEGALILFGTNGEVDLEVRLPAEAQSLPRVLVPAQPFFQLVRSLPGDLVALGLASEPGQGGQLELSSGRFRTRLSLAPAEGYPELLVPEGEDKGAFPLRTRMPSGELVKALTHVRYAASNEEYRAIFRGVQLEFSPQGFRAVASDGYRLALYDLPLPQGFQAKAVVPARSVDEMVRVLKGADGAEADLALGEGVLALALEGGSGVRMALRLMEGEFPDYQRVIPQEFALKVQVEGEALREAVRRVSVLSDRQNHRVDLLLEEGRILLSAEGDYGKGQEEVPAQVEGPGMAVAYNARYLLEALAPVGDRAHLGISGPTSPSLIWGDGEGYRAVVVPLRV